Proteins encoded by one window of Nicotiana tabacum cultivar K326 chromosome 10, ASM71507v2, whole genome shotgun sequence:
- the LOC107821473 gene encoding phospholipid-transporting ATPase 1, whose product MQLEDSLLHGSNPRLIHVNDPKKTNDKFDFCGNEIRTSKYTVITFLPKNLFIQFHRVAYLYFLAIAALNQLPPLAVFGRTVSLFPLLFVLSVTAIKDGYEDWRRHRSDRNENNREALVLQSGGKFQLKRWKKIRVGEIVKILANETIPCDMVLLGTSDPSGIAYIQTMNLDGESNLKTRYARQETTSLVCEGEMISGVIRCEQPNRNIYEFTANMEFNGHRFPLSQSNIILRGCQLKNTEWAVGVAVYAGQETKAMLNSTASPSKRSRLETYMNRETLWLSIFLFVMCLVVAVGMGLWLKRHEEQLDTLPYYRRVYFEEGKHGKQYKYYGIPMETFFSFLSLIIVFQIMIPISLYITMELVRLGQSYFMIGDRHMYDINSNSRFQCRSLNINEDLGQIRYVFSDKTGTLTENKMEFRRASVWGKSYGRSLSAADASVNTDIGEEPIQHPSSRRKLMIKSEVPTDVELMQLLHAKLAGEERIAADEFFLTLAACNTVIPIPTKSSSCGVQNNVDDTDVTIEYQGESPDEQALVAAASAYGYTLCERTSGHIVTDVKGEKLRLDVLGLHEFDSVRKRMSVVIRFPDDSVKVLVKGADTSMFSILSKEHETHEHIKNATYTHLNEYSSEGLRTLVVAARDLKGEELEEWQCLYEDASTSLNDRSAKLRQTASLIECNLTLLGATAIEDKLQEGVPEAIESLRQAGIKVWVLTGDKQETAISIGLSCKLLTSDMHQIIINGSSENECKRLLSDAKAKYGVKPASCDNRILKLQREAENGTKSYKLPQQLAGGEGIPVGPLALIIDGNSLVYILEKDLESELFDLATSCKVVLCCRVAPLQKAGIVDLIKSRTDDMTLAIGDGANDVSMIQMADVGVGICGQEGRQAVMASDFAMGQFRFLKRLLLVHGHWNYQRVGYLVLYNFYRNAVFVFMLFWYILCTAFSATSALTDWSSMFYSVIYTSVPTVIVGILDKDLSHKTLLKYPKLYAAGHRQESYNMKLFWATMIDTVWQSLVLFYVPLFTYHQSDVDIWSMGSLWTIAVVILVNIHLAMDIQRWVIYTHMAVWGSIIITYVCLVVLDSTPVFPNYGTIYQLVKSPTYWLLILLIIVMALLPRFILKVMHQIFWPSDIQIAREAEILRKRPSHCRSRSGHSES is encoded by the exons ATGCAGTTGGAGGATAGCTTATTACATGGAAGTAACCCTAGGTTGATCCATGTTAATGATCCAAAAAAGACTAATGATAAGTTTGATTTCTGTGGAAATGAGATCAGAACTAGCAAGTATACAGTAATAACTTTCTTGCCGAAGAACCTATTCATTCAGTTTCATCGGGTTGCCTATTTATACTTTTTAGCTATCGCTGCTCTGAATCAGCTTCCACCTCTTGCTGTATTTGGGAGAACTGTGTCTCTGTTTCCTCTTCTGTTTGTGCTTTCTGTGACAGCTATAAAAGATGGTTATGAGGATTGGCGGAGACACAGATCAGATAGGAACGAGAATAACCGGGAGGCTCTAGTACTTCAATCTGGTGGGAAGTTTCAGTTAAAAAGATGGAAGAAAATCCGGGTCGGGGAGATTGTGAAGATCCTTGCTAATGAGACTATTCCCTGTGACATGGTGTTGTTAGGAACCAGTGATCCTAGTGGAATTGCTTATATTCAGACAATGAATCTTGACGGTGAATCAAACTTGAAGACAAGGTATGCTAGGCAAGAAACAACTTCATTAGTGTGTGAAGGGGAGATGATTTCGGGAGTTATTAGATGTGAACAGCCTAACAGGAACATTTATGAATTCACGGCCAATATGGAGTTTAATGGGCATAGATTTCCGCTCAGCCAATCGAATATCATATTGCGTGGTTGCCAGCTGAAAAACACAGAATGGGCAGTTGGAGTAGCGGTTTATGCTGGGCAAGAGACTAAAGCTATGTTGAACAGCACTGCGTCTCCATCTAAAAGAAGCAGGCTGGAAACATATATGAACCGGGAAACCCTTTGGCTGTCTATTTTCCTTTTTGTGATGTGCTTGGTTGTAGCAGTTGGGATGGGTCTATGGTTGAAGCGCCATGAGGAACAGCTTGATACCTTGCCTTATTACAGAAGAGTTTACTTTGAAGAAGGAAAACATGGCAAACAGTATAAGTACTATGGGATTCCTATGGAAACATTTTTCTCCTTTCTGAGTTTGATCATAGTTTTCCAGATAATGATACCTATATCTCTTTATATCACCATGGAGTTAGTTCGCTTGGGACAGTCGTATTTCATGATTGGAGACAGGCATATGTATGATATTAACAGTAATTCTAGGTTTCAGTGCAGATCCCTAAATATCAATGAGGATTTGGGTCAGATTCGCTATGTTTTTTCAGATAAAACAGGAACACTTACCGAAAATAAGATGGAATTCAGAAGAGCTAGTGTGTGGGGAAAAAGTTATGGGAGATCCCTTTCTGCTGCTGATGCATCAGTAAACACAGATATTGGAG AAGAACCAATCCAACATCCTTCGAGTCGAAGAAAGTTAATGATCAAATCAGAAGTTCCAACTGATGTTGAACTAATGCAATTGTTACATGCCAAGCTAGCCGGAGAAGAGAGGATTGCTGCAGACGAGTTTTTTCTGACGTTGGCAGCATGTAATACCGTGATTCCTATTCCTACCAAAAGTTCTTCATGTGGTGTACAGAACAATGTGGACGACACTGATGTCACCATCGAGTATCAAGGTGAATCTCCTGATGAACAAGCGCTTGTAGCTGCTGCATCTGCTTATGGGTATACACTGTGTGAGCGGACATCTGGTCATATTGTGACTGATGTCAAGGGTGAGAAACTAAG GTTGGATGTCTTAGGACTTCATGAGTTTGACAGTGTGCGTAAAAGAATGTCTGTTGTCATTAGATTCCCAGATGATTCTGTAAAAGTTTTGGTCAAAGGGGCTGATACTTCAATGTTTAGCATTTTAAGCAAAGAGCATGAAACTCATGAACACATAAAAAATGCCACTTATACTCATTTGAATGAGTACTCCTCTGAAGGACTGCGAACCCTTGTGGTCGCTGCAAGGGACCTTAAAGGAGAAGAACTTGAGGAGTGGCAATGCTTGTATGAGGATGCTAGTACATCTTTGAATGACAGATCAGCAAAATTACGCCAAACAGCATCTCTAATCGAGTGCAATTTAACACTACTTGGCGCCACCGCAATAGAGGACAAACTACAAGAGGGTGTACCTGAAGCTATTGAGTCTCTGCGGCAAGCGGGGATAAAAGTTTGGGTTCTTACTGGAGATAAGCAAGAAACTGCAATTTCAATTGGTTTGTCTTGCAAACTCTTGACCTCCGACATGCACCAGATCATCATTAATGGCTCTTCAGAAAATGAATGCAAAAGGTTATTGTCAGACGCCAAGGCCAAATACGGTGTGAAGCCCGCAAGTTGTGATAATCGGATCTTAAAATTGCAGAGAGAAGCAGAAAATGGTACAAAGTCATATAAATTACCGCAGCAGCTTGCGGGAGGGGAAGGAATTCCTGTTGGACCTCTAGCACTCATAATTGATGGGAATAGTCTTGTGTATATTTTAGAGAAAGATCTTGAGTCTGAG CTCTTCGATCTTGCAACTTCATGTAAAGTTGTGCTTTGCTGTCGCGTTGCCCCTTTGCAGAAGGCTGGAATTGTTGATCTAATAAAGAGCCGCACTGATGATATGACACTAGCCATAGGTGATG GGGCTAATGATGTTTCAATGATCCAAATGGCGGATGTTGGTGTTGGAATATGTGGTCAAGAAGGGCGCCAAGCTGTGATGGCATCAGACTTTGCTATGGGACAGTTTCGATTTCTGAAGCGTTTGCTTCTTGTGCATGGACATTGGAATTACCAGCGTGTTGGTTATTTGGTTCTTTACAACTTCTACCGCAATGCTGTTTTTGTTTTCATGCTTTTCTG GTACATATTGTGCACAGCTTTTTCTGCAACTTCTGCATTAACAGATTGGAGTAGTATGTTTTATTCTGTCATCTATACTTCCGTACCTACAGTAATTGTTGGTATTCTGGACAAGGACTTAAGTCATAAGACACTACTTAAGTATCCTAAACTCTATGCTGCTGGCCACAGACAGGAAAGTTACAATATGAAACTCTTCTGGGCCACCATGATTGATACAGTTTGGCAGAGCCTTGTTCTTTTTTATGTACCACTATTCACTTATCATCAGAGCGATGTTGACATAtggagtatgggtagcttgtGGACAATTGCAGTAGTGATCCTTGTCAACATTCACTTGGCAATGGACATACAGCGCTGGGTAATATATACTCATATGGCAGTGTGGGGGTCAATTATTATCACGTATGTCTGTTTGGTGGTGCTGGACTCTACACCTGTCTTCCCTAATTATGG TACAATTTATCAGCTGGTGAAGTCACCGACCTACTGGCTCTTAATTTTGCTTATTATAGTTATGGCTCTGCTTCCTCGCTTTATTCTCAAAGTTATGCACCAAATTTTCTGGCCATCGGACATCCAGATAGCGAGAGAAGCAGAGATATTGAGGAAAAGACCTAGTCATTGTAGATCTAGGTCAGGTCACAGTGAAAGCTAA
- the LOC107820490 gene encoding WRKY DNA-binding transcription factor 70 gives MESPLPEKSSADLKRAIDGLIRGQEFTRQLKEIIKKPLATIMAEDLVGKIMNSFSETLSVINSGESDEDTAEVKSPEDSSGSCKSTTTSFKDRRGCYKRRKTSETNTKESSDLVDDGHAWRKYGQKQILHSTYPRHYFRCTHKYDQNCQATKQVQKIQDNPPLFRTTYYGNHTCKPFPRVSQIILDTPIHGDSSILLSFDRNNNNNNYSSIQNVNYNYQPYNIPTFPSIKQETKEEVFQRSCTFYPKIEDQNQSSNSDNFLLANDDHLSTLTVFEASDGHMAATLSPDVISSGVYSSCTTSTDNLEIDFDFEESLWNFEGYNS, from the exons ATGGAGTCTCCGTTGCCGGAAAAGTCATCAGCGGATCTGAAAAGGGCAATCGACGGGTTAATTCGTGGCCAGGAATTTACACGACAATTAAAAGAGATAATCAAGAAACCTCTTGCAACCATTATGGCTGAGGATTTAGTTGGAAAAATTATGAATTCATTTTCTGAGACTCTTTCCGTCATAAACTCCGGCGAGTCCGATGAGGATACCGCCGAAGTTAAGTCGCCGGAAGATTCTAGTGGAAGTTGCAAGAGTACTACTACATCATTCAAAGATCGAAGAGGATGCTACAAGAGAAG GAAAACTTCAGAAACAAACACAAAAGAATCCTCAGATTTGGTGGATGATGGCCATGCTTGGAGAAAATATGGACAAAAACAGATCCTCCATTCCACTTATCCAAG GCACTATTTTAGGTGCACCCATAAATATGATCAAAATTGTCAAGCAACCAAACAGGTGCAGAAAATTCAAGACAATCCACCACTGTTCCGGACAACATACTATGGAAATCACACATGCAAACCTTTCCCTAGAGTTTCTCAAATAATTTTGGATACTCCTATTCATGGCGATTCCTCTATTCTACTTAGTTTTGAtcgtaacaacaacaataataactacTCTTCAATCCAAAACGTTAATTATAATTACCAGCCTTATAATATTCCTACATTTCCCTCAATAAAACAGGAAACCAAAGAGGAAGTATTCCAAAGATCATGTACTTTCTATCCAAAAATAGAAGATCAAAACCAATCATCAAACTCTGATAATTTTCTACTAGCCAATGATGATCATCTGAGTACTCTTACAGTATTTGAAGCCTCCGACGGCCATATGGCGGCGACATTATCGCCGGATGTCATATCATCTGGGGTCTATTCTTCTTGTACGACTAGTACAGATAATCTTGagattgattttgattttgaggAGAGTCTTTGGAACTTTGAAGGGTACAATTCTTGA